One Carassius carassius chromosome 28, fCarCar2.1, whole genome shotgun sequence genomic window carries:
- the LOC132107590 gene encoding relaxin receptor 2-like, with product MDNLSYIVGLGFYHLLWKPLCHWDADSPAGFCAVSTRGRNLVAFLIIVVSYSSMFYSIYKTGINATELRGRMHRDVAMANRFFFVVFSDALCWIPIFLVKILSLLEVEVPVDLQSFQSARALKDDVLVETLCW from the exons ATGGATAACCTCTCctacat TGTGGGTCTTGGCTTTTATCACCTGCTTTGGAAACCTCTTTGTCATTGGGATGCGGACAGTCCTGCGGGATTTTGTGCTGTGAGTACCAGAG GACGTAACCTTGTGGCATTCCTCATCATTGTCGTGTCCTATTCCAGCATGTTTTACTCCATCTATAAGACAGGCATCAATGCCACAGAGCTGCGTGGACGGATGCACAGGGATGTGGCAATGGCAAACCGCTTTTTCTTCGTTGTGTTCTCTGATGCCCTCTGCTGGATTCCCATATTTCTGGTCAAAATCCTTTCCCTGCTGGAAGTTGAGGTACCAG TGGATCTACAGAGTTTTCAGAGTGCCCGAGCACTGAAAGACGATGTCCTGGTAGAGACTCTTTGCTGGTGA